TGAGTTGGACCAAGCGCTTGGGTGGTCCCTTCAGCCTTTCCTTCCAGGGGAGGGACTGACTGCTCATGCTAGGAGGCCAGTTGGGGGTGGGCATTAACGGGGGAACCCCATGGCTTCTCTTCCCCTCCCGGATCAGAGAAAAGGGTGCCGCTAAGACTGGGGGTTGTAGAAATCCAAGTGGGTTCCCAGACCTCCATTTCTGTGGGCAAGGTACTCTGGCTCCAAACCCATGCACAAGTTGCTGTTCTCATAGCAACGCAAATCCCTGTGCTTGAGGGCACTTCCGCCTTGCCTGGGTGCTGGTTGTGTTGGGGCGTGGGAGACAGGTGCACCTGCAGAAGGAATTTGCCTGCttctcatgccaccacacccatttaACATTTCATGCCCCAAATCCCTGGTGTGGTCGGGCAGATCCCCAAAGAGCCTGAATCACTCCCCTACCCCACAGTAATTTCACTGCTACAGTCAAACACATCCTCCATGCTGGCCTGTGGTtctttggggggtgggggagtgttCAGGTGGAGAACAGATTGACAGTACCCTTACCAGTAGATGAGCTTGCAGCTGCCCCTTGAGGGTCAGTCACAAACCAGTCCAGCCTACTTCCTCCCATTGCACCATGGGCATCTGGCCTCCCAGGAAGTGGGGCAGGAAGCGTGGTCATGAGACGGAGATAAGGTGGGAGGTAGAAGTCTCTCTTTTCTGGAGCTCCCTCCCATCCTGGCCCAGCAATCTCTCCTTGCTCTCACAGTCCATCAGCTCCTTGCTCAGAGGGTTCTCTATTTCCAGTCACTATGAATTTGGAGGCTTTACCTTACTAGTTCCCCAGATGCCTGGAAACAGAAATGGCCAGAAGAAATTGCTCTATTTCCTCTGTCCAGCTGGTGGGCTGAAAGCCAGATGGCATCTGTCAGTTAATACCTTGTACCCACCTCTTCATCCAACTCTCCCTGTACCTTGTCCCTTCGGTCAGAAGCAACTCCCCAGGATAGCTGACTCAGCTGGACATTGGCCTCCCTTGCAGAGGGTGGGGAGATTGAGGTTTCAAGCATCTGTCTCCCCATCTTCCTTGGCCTAGCCTTTGAATGAGACAGCTACCAGAGCAAAGGAGTTGGCTTCCCCTGGTTTGCCAGGCAAATGAACCCTGTGGATTTGTTTCCTCCATCTCAAGACTCAAGGAAGAGTTGCCAGCCAATTCTGTGCTCCTTCCTCAATTCTGTGTCCGCACTGCTCTCCATCCAGGTGGGGCTGCGGTAGGTTGCTTCCATTACTGTGGAAGAATTAGGGAGCAGCTCTTTTGAGATCTAAGCAGCTTTCTGTTCTCTAATACCTTCCTGCTATCTGCCTTGAGGAATTAGCCAGGCCCCTGGACTCTTGAGTCCTCTGAGCTTGTATCTTTTCCCAGTCCCCCGGTACAGATCCCCAAGGCCATGATAGTCTTCATCTCCAAGAATATGAAGCATCATACTCTTGAGCCTCCACATCCTATTTATTTGGAAGAAGGCTTAGCTTCATTTCTCCAGCTCTTATCTTGGACAAGGTGGCTCTACCACCTTTACCCGTGGCTTAGCCCTTTCCCTCTCTGCCCAGCTATTATATATAGGTGGCAACCAgcaccttaatttttttctatgtacaCCTTTTTTAGGTGTAGGGTAGGGGATGAAAGGGATGGTGGCGAGAAGAAGAAGGAAGCTCCTGGTATTCCAGGAGGAAGCCAGGGTCTTCAGCTCAAGGTGATCTAGTCTCTGAGGTGGACTAACTCCCCATTGCTCAGTGGCTTCTAGCAGCTACAGGCCCCTGGAGAGGCAGGCTTTGAGGGGACTACCTCCTGTCCTAAAGCCCTGAGCCAAGGAGGGGCCAGAAGCCAGCCTGCAGCTGAGGCCTCCGCAGTGGCAGAGTCCAGCCAGCAACTGAGCAGGCCAGCCCTGTGGGGGCAGCTCCAGAAACCTGATCCTGTGCCCACATTACTCCTTCAGAGCTCCATCCAAATCGCCTTTGAGGAGGTGCCCCAACTCCCACCCAGAGCCAGCATCAGTCATGTGACCTGCGTAGACCAATCTGAGCATACCATGGTAAGGGTCTGATGGGCACTGCAGTCTTTGGGGTCCAAAAAGGACTGATCCCAAGGGCTCCCTTTAGTCCAGAGGTTCTTAACCTGGAGTCTGTGAATGCCTTTTGGATCTAAGGATTGACTTCAGGAAGTCTGAAAATCCCATTGAAGTTATGCACAAAATGTTGGATGTGTGTTTATCTGCATTTTTCTGGGGGGAGGAGTCTTTGGCATTTATCTGATTCTTTTAGGGAGTTATGATTCTGAAGACATGAAGTCCCTAGGAAAATGGAAGTGGGGAGTGGTCTGCTGAACTATTATAGGGCAGGACAAAGCAGGGCGAGCACCCTTCCCCCACATCTGACCCACCTTGCCGGTCTCAGGTGCTGCGTTGCCAGCTCTCTGCTGAGGAGGTGCGGTTCCCAGTCTCTGTGACCCAGCAGTCCCCCGCTGCCGTCTCCATGGAGACCTACCACGTCACTCTGACACTGCCACCAACACAGGTAGAAGGGGATGTGGGAAACTGAGTTGGGCAGGGGGCGGTTCCATTGGCTCGGcttcttccatttgtttcctcACTGGGATGGAATTCAGGAAGGGAGGGTCCTCAGGAATTAGGAGTCCTTGGGGAAATGGGGCAAGTCAGTCCAGTCATTTTGTTCCTGTCCGTAGTTGGAAGTCAACCTGGAAGAAATCCCTGGTGAGGGGCTGCTCATATCATGGGCCTTCACTGATCGCCCAGATCTCAGCCTAATGGTGCTTCCCAAGCTGCAGGCCAAGGAGGTAAGGAGACAGGGGTGGCAGAGAAGAGGCAgaacagggagggaggcagaggtgggggatCCACCTCCTTGTTGTTCCCTTCTCCTCTCTACAGAGAGGTGAGGAACAAGTAGAGCTCTCCACAATTGAGGAACTGATCAAGGATGCCATAGTCAGCACCCAGCCAGCCATGATGGTCAACCTCAGGGCGTGCTCTGCCCCAGGAGGCCTGGTGAGTTGGCACCCAAAGCAAAAGATTTGCATGCACCTTGTCCCCAGTGTGCTATGTCACGATTCTTGCTCTTTGGACCTTCTTCTATTCTTAGGTACCCAGTGAGAAGCCACCCATGTTGCCCCAGGCTCAGCCAGCCATTCCCAGACCTACCCGGTTATTCCTACGGCAGCTTCGGGCATCTCACTTGGGAAATGAGCTGGAAGGTGAGAGCTAGAAGTGGCTGCGGGACTGCCAAGGCTATGGCTGGTTGCAGGTGCTCTCTGCCCCTCTGCCAAGGGTGCAGCCTCTTTATTCTGCATTGACTTTCCATCTTTGATCTGAGCATCTTCTAACTTCTGGTTCCTCCCAGGCACCGAGGAACTGTGCTGTGTAGCTGAACTTGACAACCCCATGCAGCAGAAGTGGACCAAGCCTACGAGGGCTGGACCCCAGGTGGAGTGGACAGAAGACCTGGCACTGTAAGGAGTAACCCTGCCCCGACCCCATGCTCCAGAGCAGAAAGGATCAAACCTTTCCAGCACAGCCCTTGCAGGAATCAGCTCTTGTTTTCAGTAGCCTTTGGTGTGAGCCCCTATTGTATGCCAGGTCCTGGCGTGGGTCTTAGGGATACAGACTTGACCCCTACCCCTGGGTCAATGACAAGCTTGAGGCAGAGACGGGTATAAACAAAGAAGATGGTATAACCACTCCAGTTGAGGTTTATATAATGTGTCACTGCAGTGCCTAGGTCGGGGGGAGATTAATTCCCATGAGGGAATAAGGATCAGAGTaggcttcatggaggagatgGCATTTAAACCACACTTTAGAGCAACAGTAGGATTTCATCAGAGTGTGAAAGTATTCTCGGCAGAGGGAAGAGCTGGAGCAAATGAAAGAGGGTGGCTTGCAACTGAGAGACTGGCAAGACAGGAGGAACAGGGCCAGGGAGGATTTGAATGCACAGCTGAGGAGCATGGTTCCCACTCAGGCCCTGTCCCTTTCTCTTGGGATGAGAGAGAATTTGGAATTGGAGCATTTGTGCTGTTTTATTTATGTACACAGCTCTCTGCCTCTGGCCTGTGATCCACTCAAGTGTGGGTTCAGCTTGCTAATCTTCCCCTTCCTGCCCCATCTCCTCTTGTCCCACAGGGATCTGGGCCCCCAGAGCCGGGAGCTGACCCTCAAAGTGCTGAGGAGCAGCAGCTGTGGAGACAGTGAGTGAGGGGCGGGAGGGGCACCCCTGGGTGGGTACAGAGTGGAGCCTGGCCGTGCGTCCAGCTCACAGTGCCATCCCTTTCCCCAGCCGAACTCCTAGGCCAGGCCACACTGCCTGTGGGCTCCCCCTCCAGACCACTTTCTCGAAGACAGGTGTGCCCACTCACCCCAGGGCCAGGGAAAGCCCTGGGACCAGCAGCCACCATGGCAGTGGAGGTAAGAAGCTGACCCCTGGGGCAGTGGGAGGACACAGGGGATGGGCAGTCTCTGAGGctctgcctcttctctctcccacccctggGCAGCTTCAGTACGAGGAGGGCTCTCCCCGGAACCTGGGTACTCCCACCTCCTCCACTCCACGCCCCAGCATCACACCTACCAAGAAGATTGAGCTTGACCGGACCATCATGCCTGATGGCACCATTGTCACCACAGTCACCACCGTCCAGTCCCGGCCCCGTATAGATGGCAAATTAGGTAAAGAGAAGGAGCCTGGGAGCCCAGCTCTAACCAGGGGCCTGGGACTGCAGACCCAAGGCGGGACagtgaaagaggagaaaaagcctTAATTCCAACTCCCCCTGTTTTCAGATATTCCATTCCAGTCCTACCACATCTTCCTCCCAATCTTTGTCTCTTTGAAACTTTCTCTTACCTTCTGCCATTTCCCCAGCAATTCCTCTCACTCTACCACCCTTCTGGATCCTCGTGCCCCTCCTCACACAGGACTGTTGCACTCCCACCTTCCAGCTTCCCCTCTGGCTTTTCACAGGTGTCCTTAGCCCTAGCTGACTATAAATGTCCATCCTGCTACCCTCAGTCCTCCAGTACCCCCTGGGTTCCTCCAGCTAACCCAGAGGCCTCTGTGGCATTTCTGCCCCACTCAGTGGGCCCCCATGGTACTTCGGCCATTATAGGGGCCCCCATGGAATTGCCCCAACCTCAGGGGACCCCAGTACCCCCACTGTCCCCCCTCCATATTTTCATAGCATCTCCCCACACCCTCAGCAGGCCCCATGGCACTTTCCTACACTCCCATTAGCTCCTGGGGTGTCTTTTAGTCCCCACGGCATCTTCTTAATCACCCTTGTGATTAATCACCCCTCAATCATTCTTGCCCTCTGAGTCACCCAAAGTCTGCATCTCAACAAAGACAGTAGGGGTGGGGGCCACTCTGAAGCACCTCCCAGCTCACTgaccctcccccacccaccagaCTCCCCCTCCCGCTCCCCGTCCAAGGTGGAGGTGACCGAGAAGACGACGACTGTGCTGAGTGAGAGCAGTGGCCCCAGCAATGCCTCCCATAGCAGCAGCCGTGAGTGGGGAATGGGGTGCATGAGTATGGGTTGGCCCTGGTGCCCCAGCATCAAAAAGTACTCTTGATTTCCAATCCAAGAAAGAGCCAGGGAGAAGTCAGGTTATCCATCCTTTGCACCCCCAGCAGGGGACAGCCACCTTTCCAACGGCTTGGACCCTGTAGCAGAGACAGCGATTCGCCAGCTGACAGAGCCCAGCGGGCGGGCGGCCAAGAAGACACCCACCAAGCGCAGCACTCTCATCATCTCTGGTGTTTCCAAGGTAACAGGGCTCTGGGGAGAGGAGCTGGGATAGGGAGAAAGCCCTAATGAGTCGGTCACTCCTGCCCATTTAAACTCATCCCTCCTGCCAGGTGCCCATTGCTCAGGACGAGTTGGCACTATCCCTGGGCTATGCGGCATCCCTGGAAGCCTCAATGCAGGATGATGCAGGGACCAGTGGAGGTCCCTCTTCACCTCCCTCAGACCCACCAGCCATGTCTCCAGGACCCCTAGATGCCCTCTCTAGTCCTACAAGTGTCCAGGAAGCAGACGAGACAACCCGTTCAGATATTTCTGAGAGGCCATCTGTGGATGATGTTGAGTCAGAAACGGGGTCCACTGGTGCCCTGGAGACCCGCAGCCTCAAGGATCACAAAGGTAGGGGGACGTTGGCAGGGTGCCCCTCATCTCTTCTTTTATACACATATCATGACCTGGGGGACCTCAAGCCAACGTGCCTTCTCTTCTCCCCTAAGAGACAGCCGGAGTTCCCAGCCTAGTTCAGCCAAGCTAGCCTAGAGGAGGGAACTTGGTGCCTTGGTTCCTGGCCTAGATCTGACATGCTTGTGATAGGAAGGGATGCCAGATTATTTCCCTTTACCTCCATTGTTCTTTCTTCCTGAGTCTAAGTGCCAGTTTTcctgccctttaaaaaaaaaattataaaaatttattccCAGGCAGGGCATAGTAGCTCAcgctggcactttgggagggcgaggcaggcggattacctgagtataggagttcaagactagcctgggcaacatggcaagaccctgtctctactaaaaatacaataaattgcccgggcacagtggcacacacctgtaatctcagctactcagggggctgaggtgggaagattccttg
Above is a genomic segment from Chlorocebus sabaeus isolate Y175 chromosome 1, mChlSab1.0.hap1, whole genome shotgun sequence containing:
- the C2CD2L gene encoding phospholipid transfer protein C2CD2L isoform X1; translated protein: MDPGWGQRDVGWVALLILFAASLLTVFAWLLQYARGLWLARARGNRGPGPALAGEPAGSLRELGVWRSLLRLRATRAGAAEEPGVRGLLASLFAFKSFRENWQRAWVRALNEQACRNGSSIQIAFEEVPQLPPRASISHVTCVDQSEHTMVLRCQLSAEEVRFPVSVTQQSPAAVSMETYHVTLTLPPTQLEVNLEEIPGEGLLISWAFTDRPDLSLMVLPKLQAKERGEEQVELSTIEELIKDAIVSTQPAMMVNLRACSAPGGLVPSEKPPMLPQAQPAIPRPTRLFLRQLRASHLGNELEGTEELCCVAELDNPMQQKWTKPTRAGPQVEWTEDLALDLGPQSRELTLKVLRSSSCGDTELLGQATLPVGSPSRPLSRRQVCPLTPGPGKALGPAATMAVELQYEEGSPRNLGTPTSSTPRPSITPTKKIELDRTIMPDGTIVTTVTTVQSRPRIDGKLDSPSRSPSKVEVTEKTTTVLSESSGPSNASHSSSPGDSHLSNGLDPVAETAIRQLTEPSGRAAKKTPTKRSTLIISGVSKVPIAQDELALSLGYAASLEASMQDDAGTSGGPSSPPSDPPAMSPGPLDALSSPTSVQEADETTRSDISERPSVDDVESETGSTGALETRSLKDHKVSFLRSGTKLIFRRRPRQKEAGLSQSHDDLSNATATPSVRKKAGSFSRRLIKRFSFKSKPKANGNPSPQL
- the C2CD2L gene encoding phospholipid transfer protein C2CD2L isoform X3, which encodes MRQLPEQRSWLPLVCQANEPCGFVSSISRLKEELPANSVLLPQFCVRTALHPGGAASSIQIAFEEVPQLPPRASISHVTCVDQSEHTMVLRCQLSAEEVRFPVSVTQQSPAAVSMETYHVTLTLPPTQLEVNLEEIPGEGLLISWAFTDRPDLSLMVLPKLQAKERGEEQVELSTIEELIKDAIVSTQPAMMVNLRACSAPGGLVPSEKPPMLPQAQPAIPRPTRLFLRQLRASHLGNELEGTEELCCVAELDNPMQQKWTKPTRAGPQVEWTEDLALDLGPQSRELTLKVLRSSSCGDTELLGQATLPVGSPSRPLSRRQVCPLTPGPGKALGPAATMAVELQYEEGSPRNLGTPTSSTPRPSITPTKKIELDRTIMPDGTIVTTVTTVQSRPRIDGKLDSPSRSPSKVEVTEKTTTVLSESSGPSNASHSSSPGDSHLSNGLDPVAETAIRQLTEPSGRAAKKTPTKRSTLIISGVSKVPIAQDELALSLGYAASLEASMQDDAGTSGGPSSPPSDPPAMSPGPLDALSSPTSVQEADETTRSDISERPSVDDVESETGSTGALETRSLKDHKVSFLRSGTKLIFRRRPRQKEAGLSQSHDDLSNATATPSVRKKAGSFSRRLIKRFSFKSKPKANGNPSPQL
- the C2CD2L gene encoding phospholipid transfer protein C2CD2L isoform X2 — translated: MDPGWGQRDVGWVALLILFAASLLTVFAWLLQYARGLWLARARGNRGPGPALAGEPAGSLRELGVWRSLLRLRATRAGAAEEPGVRGLLASLFAFKSFRENWQRAWVRALNEQACRNGSSIQIAFEEVPQLPPRASISHVTCVDQSEHTMVLRCQLSAEEVRFPVSVTQQSPAAVSMETYHVTLTLPPTQLEVNLEEIPGEGLLISWAFTDRPDLSLMVLPKLQAKERGEEQVELSTIEELIKDAIVSTQPAMMVNLRACSAPGGLVPSEKPPMLPQAQPAIPRPTRLFLRQLRASHLGNELEGTEELCCVAELDNPMQQKWTKPTRAGPQVEWTEDLALDLGPQSRELTLKVLRSSSCGDTELLGQATLPVGSPSRPLSRRQVCPLTPGPGKALGPAATMAVELQYEEGSPRNLGTPTSSTPRPSITPTKKIELDRTIMPDGTIVTTVTTVQSRPRIDGKLDSPSRSPSKVEVTEKTTTVLSESSGPSNASHSSSRDSHLSNGLDPVAETAIRQLTEPSGRAAKKTPTKRSTLIISGVSKVPIAQDELALSLGYAASLEASMQDDAGTSGGPSSPPSDPPAMSPGPLDALSSPTSVQEADETTRSDISERPSVDDVESETGSTGALETRSLKDHKVSFLRSGTKLIFRRRPRQKEAGLSQSHDDLSNATATPSVRKKAGSFSRRLIKRFSFKSKPKANGNPSPQL